In Rubrivirga marina, the following are encoded in one genomic region:
- the pyrR gene encoding bifunctional pyr operon transcriptional regulator/uracil phosphoribosyltransferase PyrR, with protein MSRTPLMTPERVRRTVTRLAYEVIERNRGVDGLLVFGLKSRGAALADRLADALEQASGKAIERHALSIAGFRDDRDGDQAALPDDAPSAEGRDVLLVDDVLFTGRTARAALDAVLQYGRPKTIRLAVLVDRGHREVPVHPDFVGKVIPTKHDERVVVDPSEPAVYLED; from the coding sequence ATGAGCCGGACCCCGCTGATGACGCCTGAGCGCGTCCGCCGCACCGTCACGCGCCTCGCCTACGAGGTCATCGAGCGGAACCGTGGGGTCGACGGGCTGCTCGTGTTCGGCCTCAAGAGCCGCGGCGCCGCGCTCGCCGATCGACTGGCGGACGCCCTGGAACAGGCTTCGGGCAAAGCGATCGAACGGCACGCGCTGAGTATCGCCGGTTTCCGCGATGACCGAGACGGAGACCAAGCCGCTCTTCCCGACGACGCGCCGAGCGCTGAAGGCCGGGATGTCCTCCTCGTGGACGATGTGCTGTTTACTGGGAGGACGGCTCGCGCTGCGCTCGACGCCGTCCTCCAGTACGGCCGGCCCAAGACGATCCGCCTCGCCGTGCTCGTCGATCGCGGCCACCGCGAGGTCCCGGTCCACCCCGACTTCGTGGGGAAGGTCATCCCAACCAAACACGATGAGCGCGTCGTCGTGGACCCGAGCGAGCCGGCCGTCTACCTAGAGGACTGA
- a CDS encoding PASTA domain-containing protein has translation MARSDHGGFLSVLSDRAFWLGLVAIALGLVLFALLFNFAVMPIWTRHDAAVTVPDVKELTPDDAQNTLLLAGLEWEAREQPYNPNVPADVIVDQSPAAGTMVKPGRRIYYYVNVSPKQLVVVPRVISLSEAKAREDIGDRGLVVDRVELDTVRTPYENTITRQEPAAESRVPVGTRVTLWISPGVENGRQVTVPNVVGMSVSEARAAISDAELWVDSPRAVEGQVVRQEPDRGERLNPGQEVRIYTAGQ, from the coding sequence ATGGCACGCTCCGATCACGGAGGCTTCCTGTCCGTTCTCTCCGACCGCGCCTTTTGGCTCGGCCTCGTCGCGATCGCTCTGGGACTCGTCCTGTTCGCCCTGTTGTTCAACTTCGCCGTGATGCCAATCTGGACGCGGCATGACGCGGCGGTGACCGTCCCCGACGTGAAAGAGCTGACGCCAGACGACGCACAGAACACGCTCTTGCTCGCCGGGCTGGAGTGGGAAGCGCGCGAGCAGCCCTACAACCCCAACGTCCCAGCCGATGTGATCGTCGACCAGAGCCCAGCAGCGGGGACGATGGTGAAGCCCGGCCGGCGCATCTACTACTACGTCAACGTCAGTCCGAAGCAGCTCGTAGTGGTGCCCCGGGTGATCTCGCTGTCGGAGGCGAAGGCGCGCGAGGACATCGGAGACCGCGGGCTGGTGGTGGACCGCGTCGAACTCGACACGGTGCGGACGCCCTATGAGAACACCATCACCCGCCAGGAGCCGGCGGCGGAGAGCCGCGTGCCGGTGGGGACACGCGTGACGCTCTGGATCAGCCCGGGCGTCGAGAACGGCCGCCAGGTGACGGTACCCAACGTCGTTGGGATGTCGGTCAGCGAGGCGCGCGCGGCGATCAGCGACGCCGAGCTGTGGGTCGATTCGCCGCGGGCGGTCGAGGGCCAGGTCGTCCGCCAGGAACCGGATCGGGGCGAGCGTCTCAATCCGGGGCAGGAGGTCCGGATCTACACGGCGGGCCAGTAG